Proteins from a genomic interval of Clostridium scatologenes:
- a CDS encoding RluA family pseudouridine synthase, with the protein MEKNKLIFRVKGNEEGMKLRAYLKDVQKLSSRLIKGAALDGRISVNNNRVKLNYIIKLDDEIAFDVEKKESQNIEPEKIDIDVVYEDSDLIVVNKQPGIVVHPTKSYPNGTLANGLLYYFKEKGEQCIVRLVSRLDMDTSGLIIIAKNQFAHMSLARDMHKEDFEKSYLAVVHGNLKEKEGIINLPIYRTDDGSIRRVVDERGQESITCYSVQESFNKGDLIKLTLKTGRTHQIRVHMTHIGHPLYGDTLYGQIEDKEYIERQALHAYRLVFPHPRTREMLELEIGLPKDLQELIEKIKN; encoded by the coding sequence AGAGCGTACCTTAAAGATGTTCAAAAACTTTCAAGCAGGCTTATTAAAGGAGCAGCACTTGATGGAAGAATAAGTGTAAATAATAATAGAGTTAAGTTAAACTATATTATTAAACTTGATGATGAAATAGCCTTTGATGTAGAGAAAAAGGAAAGTCAAAATATAGAACCAGAAAAAATAGATATAGATGTAGTTTATGAGGATAGTGATCTTATAGTAGTAAATAAACAGCCAGGTATAGTGGTTCATCCTACAAAGAGCTATCCAAATGGCACTTTAGCTAATGGACTTTTATATTATTTTAAAGAAAAAGGGGAACAATGTATAGTAAGATTAGTCAGCAGATTGGATATGGATACTTCAGGTCTTATTATAATAGCAAAAAATCAATTTGCACATATGAGTCTGGCTAGAGATATGCATAAGGAAGATTTTGAAAAAAGTTATTTGGCTGTAGTACATGGTAATTTGAAAGAAAAGGAAGGAATAATAAATCTTCCCATATATAGAACTGATGATGGAAGTATAAGAAGGGTTGTTGATGAAAGAGGACAGGAAAGTATAACCTGTTATAGTGTTCAGGAAAGTTTTAATAAGGGGGATTTAATTAAGCTTACTTTAAAGACTGGAAGAACACATCAAATAAGGGTTCATATGACACATATCGGACATCCGTTATATGGTGATACTCTATACGGACAAATTGAAGATAAGGAATATATAGAAAGACAGGCTTTACACGCATATAGACTAGTATTTCCACACCCTAGAACTAGGGAAATGTTAGAATTGGAAATAGGACTTCCAAAAGATTTACAAGAGTTAATAGAGAAGATAAAAAATTGA